A stretch of the Thiomicrorhabdus indica genome encodes the following:
- a CDS encoding DUF5666 domain-containing protein: MKSFLLLLIFAFGATACSTPTSNTAKIENPIENIDNGFGGTGKSLAYEEESGFGGTGVIGTVEAFGSIWVNGLHIQFDHQRKVTANLSGKFPIAIGHQVLLRAEQTGQTIQSHELVLHFPLAGKVTDIKRQHLLVNNHWVRWNTKTQFDKNWQDPEKIRLGEFVIVSGYQLDSGTWVATRLSANPQKTQHFAPEIIWPFHQRPNRFIIENALTSRLSPSLKQLAPNQRIMRSGRFSSMGQQNQIPSTANKNMHKSSNGHFQSPARHGSPTMQSPMMGRQTGRY, translated from the coding sequence ATGAAAAGCTTCCTACTTCTTTTAATTTTTGCATTTGGCGCAACTGCCTGTTCAACACCAACCTCAAATACTGCGAAGATAGAAAACCCAATCGAAAATATCGATAATGGATTCGGGGGCACAGGCAAGTCGCTAGCTTATGAAGAAGAATCAGGATTCGGTGGAACCGGCGTTATTGGCACAGTGGAGGCTTTTGGCAGCATTTGGGTGAATGGGCTTCACATCCAATTTGACCATCAACGAAAGGTTACCGCCAATTTATCTGGAAAATTTCCCATTGCGATTGGTCATCAAGTCTTACTCCGAGCCGAGCAAACAGGGCAAACAATCCAAAGCCATGAGTTAGTCCTACACTTCCCTCTGGCAGGAAAAGTCACAGACATCAAACGACAACATTTGTTAGTTAATAACCACTGGGTTCGCTGGAATACAAAAACACAGTTCGATAAAAACTGGCAAGATCCAGAGAAAATTAGGCTTGGAGAATTTGTCATTGTCAGCGGCTATCAATTAGACAGTGGCACTTGGGTCGCAACACGTTTATCTGCAAACCCTCAAAAAACTCAGCATTTTGCACCAGAAATCATTTGGCCATTTCACCAGCGCCCAAACCGGTTTATCATAGAAAATGCGTTAACATCACGCCTATCCCCCAGCTTAAAACAACTTGCTCCGAACCAGCGAATTATGCGCTCAGGTCGTTTTAGCTCAATGGGGCAGCAAAACCAAATACCTTCTACTGCAAATAAAAATATGCACAAAAGCTCAAATGGACACTTCCAAAGCCCGGCTCGACATGGCTCACCAACCATGCAATCGCCAATGATGGGGAGACAAACAGGAAGGTATTAA
- a CDS encoding helix-turn-helix transcriptional regulator, which translates to MKKLSMTHLTLVILLFVLVTSIFNIVEDIHDMGGHWSDHVSIEAFLAILCLIALVVLLKSARNQDEHLSETLVRLHHTTEKLDEYESRTSVLMHEFSQIIQQQFTEWKFTPSEKEVALLLLKGLSLDEIAEVRETKSKTVRQQASSCYKKANVSGRHELAAFFFEDLLL; encoded by the coding sequence GTGAAAAAACTCTCAATGACACATTTGACCTTGGTCATTCTACTTTTCGTTTTAGTAACATCGATATTTAATATTGTTGAAGACATCCACGATATGGGCGGCCATTGGAGTGACCATGTGTCTATTGAAGCTTTTCTGGCGATTTTGTGTTTGATTGCTTTAGTGGTTTTATTGAAGTCTGCACGAAACCAAGACGAACACCTCTCTGAAACCTTAGTAAGACTGCATCACACCACTGAAAAGCTCGATGAATATGAATCACGCACTTCTGTTTTGATGCACGAATTCTCACAAATCATTCAACAGCAATTCACAGAATGGAAATTCACTCCGAGCGAGAAAGAAGTCGCGCTACTTTTACTTAAAGGGTTGAGTTTGGATGAAATTGCGGAAGTTCGTGAAACCAAATCGAAAACTGTACGACAGCAAGCATCTAGTTGCTATAAGAAAGCGAATGTTAGTGGGCGCCATGAATTAGCTGCATTTTTCTTTGAAGATTTACTGCTCTAA
- a CDS encoding phosphoethanolamine transferase has product MTVFAKRLSNFSIELSYPMLLILLAGFWVMFANQSFYQALFKIYPLSVDEGLFLAAVSLLLWASLVLVLSLFVFHRFSKATIIILLMVTASSAYFMDSYHTVIDKDMITNILKTDQAEAFDLLNMKLFGYLFFLGIIPSVFLLYAVKLKPVGWKKALLQRMGLFFVSLIIALTAVFSASEQFSSFLREHKSVRYFSNPSFYLYSSAKFIGQSFEAEAAPFQSIAMDAKKIPSIDSHKPKLLVMVVGETARGDHLQINGYSQPTTPNLERLMQSGNLISFQQATSCGTSTAYSVPCMFSALGEDDYSPTKAKQQENVLDVLKRVGIEVLWLDNNSDSKGVADRVAYQSYKNSDINPVCDVECRDEGMLANLDEFVGQYPQKDMVVVLHQMGNHGPAYFKRVPESFRRFTPTCDTNELSECTQDELKNTYDNAILYTDEFLQKTIDWLKNYSQYETAMIYASDHGESLGENGIYLHGLPNFMAPQEQRDIPMLVWMNDTNNAKFANAQQKQALATNHDALFHSILSFMDVDTQLYQAELDWFANPTGR; this is encoded by the coding sequence ATGACTGTCTTTGCTAAACGTCTCTCTAATTTTTCGATTGAATTGTCTTACCCAATGCTTCTGATTTTGTTAGCAGGTTTCTGGGTAATGTTTGCCAATCAATCGTTTTATCAAGCGTTATTCAAAATTTATCCTCTTTCTGTCGATGAAGGACTTTTTTTAGCGGCCGTTAGTTTGTTGCTTTGGGCGAGTTTGGTTTTGGTGTTATCGCTGTTTGTTTTTCATCGGTTTTCCAAAGCAACCATCATCATATTGCTGATGGTCACCGCGAGTTCTGCCTATTTTATGGATAGTTATCATACGGTGATTGATAAAGATATGATCACTAACATTCTTAAAACGGATCAAGCCGAAGCTTTTGATTTGCTAAACATGAAGTTATTTGGATATCTGTTTTTCTTAGGCATTATTCCAAGTGTGTTTTTACTCTATGCAGTGAAGCTCAAACCTGTTGGGTGGAAAAAAGCGTTATTACAAAGAATGGGTCTATTTTTTGTGAGTCTGATCATTGCATTAACTGCTGTTTTCAGTGCGAGTGAGCAATTTAGTAGCTTTTTAAGAGAACACAAATCGGTTCGTTACTTCTCGAATCCAAGCTTTTATCTCTATTCGAGCGCCAAATTTATTGGGCAATCTTTTGAGGCGGAGGCGGCACCATTTCAAAGTATTGCAATGGATGCCAAGAAAATTCCCTCAATTGACTCTCACAAGCCTAAATTGTTAGTCATGGTGGTTGGAGAAACCGCTCGTGGTGATCACTTGCAAATCAATGGTTACTCTCAGCCTACTACTCCAAACCTTGAAAGGTTGATGCAGTCTGGAAATTTAATCAGTTTTCAACAGGCGACCAGTTGCGGTACTTCAACCGCCTATTCTGTTCCCTGTATGTTTTCCGCTTTGGGGGAAGACGACTATTCACCCACTAAAGCCAAACAGCAAGAAAATGTTTTGGATGTGCTTAAACGGGTAGGGATTGAAGTGCTTTGGCTTGATAATAATTCGGATTCCAAAGGGGTTGCAGATAGGGTGGCTTATCAGTCTTATAAAAACTCTGACATCAACCCAGTCTGCGATGTTGAATGTCGAGATGAGGGCATGCTTGCCAATCTAGATGAATTTGTCGGTCAATATCCACAAAAAGATATGGTGGTTGTGCTTCACCAAATGGGGAATCATGGGCCGGCATATTTTAAACGTGTTCCAGAAAGTTTTCGGCGATTTACTCCTACATGTGATACGAACGAGTTATCTGAATGTACTCAAGATGAGTTAAAGAATACCTATGATAATGCGATTCTGTACACAGATGAATTTCTTCAAAAAACGATTGATTGGCTAAAAAACTATTCTCAGTATGAGACCGCGATGATTTATGCCAGTGATCATGGCGAATCTTTGGGAGAAAATGGTATTTACTTGCACGGTTTACCTAACTTTATGGCACCGCAAGAGCAAAGAGATATCCCAATGCTCGTTTGGATGAACGATACCAATAATGCAAAGTTTGCCAACGCTCAACAAAAACAAGCGTTAGCAACAAATCATGATGCATTGTTCCACTCAATTTTGAGTTTTATGGACGTCGATACGCAACTCTATCAAGCTGAGCTTGATTGGTTTGCCAATCCAACAGGGCGTTAA
- a CDS encoding FAD:protein FMN transferase, whose amino-acid sequence MLKRELCLSQTETGYRASFFAMASDCEVLIESDSWAVASQIGGLVAEEVWRLQDKYSRYQPESWLSQLNQSSGQWCSLDSETAGLFDFIDQIYDLSNGLFDPTSGILRRVWLFDGQHSIPDQSEVEPLLSSIGWREVKRTADKIKLPKGFELDLGGLVKEWAADKALAMLQAASLNEPVLINLGGDLRVSGPRKNRQPWSVGVRDPLKENSTVQVALSQGGIATSGDEHRFIEYQGKRYGHLLNPKTGWPIPDAPRSATVAAPTCLLSGVLSSLALLKGGEATSFLKDQNVLHWVQNA is encoded by the coding sequence ATGCTGAAGCGTGAGTTGTGCCTATCTCAAACAGAAACCGGTTATCGTGCCAGTTTCTTTGCTATGGCGAGTGATTGTGAAGTCTTGATTGAGAGCGATTCGTGGGCCGTTGCTAGTCAAATCGGTGGTTTGGTTGCAGAGGAGGTCTGGCGTTTGCAAGATAAGTATTCACGCTATCAGCCTGAATCTTGGCTGTCTCAACTGAATCAGTCAAGTGGTCAGTGGTGTTCACTCGATAGTGAAACGGCTGGACTGTTCGATTTTATCGATCAAATTTATGATCTTAGCAATGGTTTATTTGATCCCACGAGTGGCATTTTGCGACGTGTTTGGCTCTTTGATGGCCAACATTCAATTCCTGATCAATCAGAAGTTGAGCCTTTATTGTCCTCTATTGGTTGGAGAGAGGTGAAAAGAACGGCTGACAAAATCAAACTACCAAAAGGTTTTGAACTCGACTTAGGAGGCTTGGTAAAAGAATGGGCAGCCGATAAAGCCTTGGCGATGTTACAAGCTGCCAGTCTGAATGAACCAGTGTTGATTAACCTCGGAGGTGATTTAAGAGTATCAGGGCCACGCAAAAATCGGCAGCCTTGGAGCGTCGGCGTGCGAGACCCTCTGAAGGAAAATTCAACCGTTCAAGTCGCGCTTTCTCAGGGCGGAATAGCGACGAGTGGTGATGAACATCGTTTTATTGAATATCAAGGGAAACGTTACGGCCATTTGCTTAACCCAAAAACAGGCTGGCCTATTCCTGATGCGCCTAGAAGCGCCACTGTTGCAGCGCCAACATGTTTACTGTCCGGCGTTTTATCGAGTCTTGCGTTATTGAAAGGGGGCGAAGCGACCTCTTTTCTTAAAGATCAAAATGTTTTGCACTGGGTTCAAAACGCGTGA
- a CDS encoding DUF3570 domain-containing protein, producing the protein MQLTKSNLISQLTIASMTCLGASGAVQAEWEVDSAMLIYDEQDRVSAVEPAISLKKTQEDGSVIGVKVVVDALTGASPNGATASDQPQTFTRPSGKGSYTTPAGEIPLDDTFKDTRAQVSASYDAPLASGDRYNLGLSVSSEYDFTSLSLNGGMTHYFNQKNTTLNWGVSLTQDMIRPVGGAPIGSSDISLQRKDGDEQRTTAEARVGISQVLDKRSLIQASVGLASSSGYHTDPYKFVSQLDDNGRPVAYFYENRPDNRLKTYLHTNYRRHLSWGDTFDASYRLTSDDWGITSHTVETKYRWNWNEKFSLTPKVRYYQQTAADFYQHHLDESPEFGDHLSSDSRLSELSAFTVGAKLAYRTESGSEFSLRLEQYEQSSDDKHALPGVQESLPQSSDLSATIVQFGYKFTF; encoded by the coding sequence ATGCAATTAACAAAATCGAATCTTATCTCGCAATTGACCATTGCTTCAATGACTTGTTTAGGGGCGAGTGGTGCTGTGCAAGCCGAGTGGGAAGTGGACTCGGCGATGCTTATTTATGATGAACAAGATCGTGTTTCAGCGGTTGAGCCGGCGATAAGCTTAAAGAAAACCCAAGAAGATGGTTCTGTGATTGGTGTGAAGGTCGTCGTAGACGCTCTTACTGGCGCGTCTCCGAATGGTGCGACCGCATCCGATCAGCCGCAAACCTTCACCCGACCGAGTGGCAAGGGTAGCTATACCACACCGGCCGGTGAGATTCCTTTGGATGACACCTTCAAAGATACGCGTGCTCAAGTCAGTGCAAGCTACGATGCACCACTTGCTTCCGGTGATCGTTACAACCTTGGTCTCAGTGTTTCGAGTGAATATGATTTTACATCTTTATCACTGAATGGCGGAATGACACATTATTTTAATCAGAAAAACACCACCTTGAATTGGGGTGTTTCTCTAACCCAAGATATGATTCGTCCGGTGGGTGGTGCGCCAATTGGCAGCAGTGATATCTCTCTACAGCGTAAAGACGGCGATGAGCAGAGAACTACTGCAGAGGCGAGAGTTGGAATCAGTCAAGTATTGGATAAAAGAAGTCTCATTCAGGCCAGTGTGGGTCTTGCGAGCTCTTCAGGCTATCACACAGACCCTTACAAGTTTGTCAGTCAGTTGGATGATAACGGACGTCCTGTGGCTTATTTTTATGAAAACCGGCCTGATAATCGTTTAAAAACCTACTTACATACTAACTACCGTCGTCACCTTTCTTGGGGCGATACCTTTGATGCGTCTTATCGTTTGACCTCAGATGACTGGGGGATTACGTCGCATACCGTAGAGACCAAGTATCGTTGGAATTGGAATGAGAAATTCTCGCTAACGCCAAAGGTTCGCTACTACCAGCAAACGGCCGCTGATTTTTATCAGCACCACCTTGATGAGTCGCCAGAATTTGGTGATCACTTAAGTTCAGACAGCCGCTTGTCGGAGCTTTCAGCCTTCACCGTGGGAGCAAAGCTCGCTTACAGAACAGAAAGTGGCAGTGAATTCAGTCTTCGTTTAGAGCAATACGAACAAAGCTCGGATGATAAGCATGCCCTTCCGGGCGTGCAAGAGAGTTTGCCACAAAGCTCCGACCTCTCGGCTACCATCGTTCAATTTGGTTATAAGTTCACTTTCTAA
- a CDS encoding DUF4266 domain-containing protein, with protein sequence MNWKRNLAFGALLASLFSLNGCSALSEIGVKPWERGILAKPEMQENSMDQAFDDHIYFSKEAASGGSGFAAGGCGCN encoded by the coding sequence ATGAACTGGAAAAGAAACCTTGCCTTCGGGGCTTTGCTTGCAAGTCTATTTTCATTAAATGGGTGTAGTGCGCTGAGTGAAATTGGCGTAAAGCCTTGGGAAAGAGGTATTTTGGCGAAACCTGAAATGCAAGAAAACAGTATGGATCAGGCGTTTGACGACCATATCTATTTTTCGAAAGAAGCCGCGAGTGGTGGCTCTGGCTTTGCGGCAGGAGGCTGCGGATGCAATTAA
- a CDS encoding TlpA family protein disulfide reductase, translating into MYSTLTKLIQMLVIFSSLIWVSPNSFAYAETLTLHKLSPELQNYTGRWIYLDFWASWCAPCQASFPFMNQLHQQMQSKNFTVVAVNVDENRQDADIFLQTTPASFPILFDAQGTLPSALQVQAMPTSYLINPEGQIVWQHQGFLKKDAESIQQLIQQKIQGN; encoded by the coding sequence ATGTATTCAACGCTCACCAAATTGATTCAAATGCTTGTCATTTTCAGCAGTCTGATTTGGGTGAGTCCAAATTCTTTTGCTTATGCTGAAACCTTAACACTGCATAAACTTTCTCCAGAATTACAAAACTATACCGGCCGGTGGATTTACTTGGATTTTTGGGCTTCTTGGTGTGCGCCTTGCCAAGCTTCTTTTCCTTTTATGAATCAGTTGCATCAACAAATGCAATCAAAAAATTTTACTGTGGTTGCCGTTAATGTCGATGAAAACCGGCAAGATGCCGACATTTTTTTGCAAACCACTCCCGCTAGTTTCCCAATTCTTTTTGATGCTCAAGGCACCTTGCCAAGCGCTCTGCAAGTCCAAGCCATGCCGACGTCTTATTTGATTAATCCGGAAGGACAAATTGTTTGGCAGCATCAGGGGTTCTTAAAGAAAGACGCTGAAAGTATCCAGCAACTTATCCAACAAAAAATTCAAGGAAATTGA
- a CDS encoding MFS transporter: MQDTNVLRSKHLIQYGLLAFPLAFVGLPLYMHAPEFYASELQLSLVNLGTALLVLRLIDAIQDPWIGSLSDRYSENRLAIMLLGAGLLAAGFWLLFHPSESAPMLHFSLAVFLSTTGFSVMSINFQSLGGLWQCSPAERTRITGWREGIGLLGLIVAAALPTWLNQNYSPAGGFHLLTLIFLPLLALGFLSFWLWFRKVKLSPVSNTDNLPSSWQSINTSWAKSFFGIYLINNVAAAIPGVLVLFFIKDHLQAEQWIGLFLLLYFMSGVLGMPLWQRLSKVHGKTVVWFWSMLLAVLVFGWAFTLKEGDVVPFAIICVLSGLALGADLALPPAILADNIHQSNTQNLSSRAFSLMNFFTKSSLALATGISLPVLGFLGYQPGVASGASTEPLTLMYALVPSIIKLLAVIWLWRFITRR, encoded by the coding sequence ATGCAAGATACGAACGTACTAAGATCAAAGCATTTAATTCAATATGGTTTATTGGCTTTTCCCTTAGCTTTTGTCGGTCTGCCTTTGTATATGCATGCGCCTGAATTTTATGCTTCAGAACTTCAGCTATCATTGGTCAATTTGGGAACAGCGTTACTGGTATTGCGCTTAATTGATGCCATACAAGACCCTTGGATTGGCTCACTCAGTGATCGTTATTCTGAAAATAGATTGGCGATTATGCTTTTGGGTGCTGGGTTATTAGCTGCTGGATTTTGGCTACTGTTTCACCCTTCTGAAAGTGCTCCTATGCTTCATTTCAGTCTGGCTGTGTTTTTAAGCACAACAGGCTTTAGTGTAATGAGTATAAATTTCCAATCTTTGGGTGGGCTTTGGCAGTGTTCGCCTGCCGAACGAACAAGAATTACAGGTTGGCGTGAAGGTATTGGACTTTTAGGATTGATCGTTGCTGCCGCATTACCGACTTGGCTGAATCAAAATTATTCACCGGCCGGTGGATTTCACCTGTTAACTCTAATCTTTTTGCCCTTACTCGCATTGGGTTTTTTGAGTTTTTGGCTTTGGTTTCGCAAAGTAAAGCTTTCTCCGGTAAGCAATACGGATAACTTACCCTCTAGTTGGCAATCCATAAACACTTCTTGGGCAAAAAGCTTCTTTGGGATTTATCTGATTAATAATGTTGCAGCGGCGATTCCAGGTGTCTTGGTGCTATTCTTTATTAAAGATCATCTGCAGGCTGAACAATGGATAGGTCTCTTTTTACTACTCTATTTTATGAGCGGAGTGTTGGGAATGCCGCTTTGGCAAAGATTGTCGAAAGTGCATGGGAAAACAGTCGTCTGGTTTTGGAGTATGTTGCTTGCCGTTTTGGTGTTTGGTTGGGCGTTTACTTTAAAAGAAGGGGATGTAGTGCCTTTTGCCATTATTTGTGTTTTGTCTGGTTTGGCTCTCGGCGCAGACTTGGCATTGCCGCCAGCGATTCTGGCAGATAATATTCATCAATCCAATACTCAGAATCTGTCGAGCAGAGCCTTTTCCCTCATGAACTTTTTCACAAAATCATCGTTAGCACTCGCCACAGGTATCAGTTTGCCTGTGTTGGGGTTTTTGGGTTATCAACCTGGTGTTGCAAGTGGTGCATCTACAGAGCCTTTAACGTTGATGTATGCTTTGGTTCCTTCCATCATTAAGTTATTGGCAGTAATTTGGTTGTGGCGTTTTATTACTCGAAGATAA
- a CDS encoding chalcone isomerase family protein → MNLFQKILKVGLVWLALIPVSWSSSAVPANQVLVGKGVYTVLFWEIYQAELFAASRPWQSNQEYSLTLTYLRKFEGKAIAQRSVEEIRGLGFKDEQKLKSWLEVMLEIFPDVVEGESLTGVRQASGSTAFFKDGEAIGRIEDPEFSRWFFGIWLDENTSAPQLRLQLLGQS, encoded by the coding sequence GTGAATCTTTTTCAGAAAATTCTAAAGGTTGGATTGGTTTGGTTAGCCTTGATTCCGGTTTCATGGAGTTCGTCTGCTGTTCCAGCCAATCAGGTTTTGGTTGGCAAGGGGGTTTACACCGTACTGTTTTGGGAGATTTATCAAGCGGAACTATTCGCCGCAAGCCGTCCTTGGCAGAGTAACCAGGAGTATTCATTAACCTTAACCTATTTAAGAAAATTTGAAGGCAAAGCGATTGCACAGCGTTCAGTAGAGGAAATCCGAGGGTTAGGTTTTAAAGATGAACAAAAGCTGAAAAGTTGGTTGGAAGTCATGCTAGAGATATTTCCAGATGTGGTAGAAGGAGAGTCTTTGACCGGGGTTCGACAGGCCTCAGGTTCGACGGCCTTTTTTAAAGATGGAGAGGCGATTGGTAGGATTGAAGATCCTGAGTTTAGCCGTTGGTTTTTTGGGATTTGGCTCGATGAAAATACTTCGGCTCCTCAGCTGCGCTTACAACTTTTGGGACAATCCTAA
- a CDS encoding methyl-accepting chemotaxis protein, translated as MRNNQPVSNNEYLLSDGLVLVSKTDLQGTIIYANEDFIEASGYSYDEIIGQPHNILRHPDVPEAVFADLWATIQKGRPWRQVVKNRRKNGDHYWVIANTSPIYENGKIIGYLSVRKAASDEQKVAAAEAYKAISEEKLSLTHGQVDSLWRRLNPFAHWNPLVTVIPATLVAILAGFSVFIWEEIPSWLNAITVFLTVLSTIHILYYLHRIQDAIGAIRSIRDGNFFSFIDIHGENTSGVINRQVQNLQTRLGAQMNEIGINLKSAQRLSAGLDNQQSMMMLADQNGTITYMNQSLKDFLLPLEENIRQEVPDFQTESLINKSTGCLFKHDLNLLNEILTLTAPKNFEFEFFGANVGLTVSPINIDNQKLGTALEWEDIYQKQHVQEGFKNIVADARTGRLHSRMNPEGLDGFFLEMAEGINLLMDNLQATMKDISIMINGLSEKDLSMQPKFTHSGQFDWTVKNLVDGFESLRASFCGASDLAQEVYQSAESVSASNEELSESIRNQVKELQLTTQAMNAITEKVEGTSQEAHQANELAINTQKQIETGNQNMAQAVQAMNEIEKVSEEITGIVSLIDSIAFQTNLLALNAAVEAARAGEHGRGFAVVAGEVRSLAQRSADAAREIKSLIDQTAEKISSGTEKVVRTSENLSEIIQHVQEMATRISTISNNSHEQSQEIIQISRSIQEIDQSAETSAALVMENSSLSNYLQEVADTMDDLVSSFELGDCDQLVSTGKADPKKPRVLVVDDNLSNQKVAEMVLKKFGYRVLNASDGQSAVNKVSQYKPDAILMDIEMPRMNGIEATKRILSNGNRTPIFAYTGHKDSDVQECLDIGMLGILHKPLKPMELKQLLEKAGIKGYMSETEILAAKRNKILKNSALAQRFDEMINAHLAWKKRIRQFISGAEIGVTQENAVDHTACVLGKWLYSEGQNMIDSSIMQTLEPAHAKMHSTIGVIMDAFEQDDYDTLESSVKDLDEYSDKVVKLLNQLILQQG; from the coding sequence ATGCGTAATAATCAACCAGTTTCCAACAATGAATACTTGTTAAGTGATGGACTCGTCTTGGTCTCTAAAACCGACCTTCAAGGAACCATCATCTATGCAAATGAAGATTTCATTGAAGCCAGTGGATATAGTTATGACGAAATAATCGGTCAACCCCATAACATCCTGCGCCACCCTGATGTCCCTGAAGCAGTATTTGCCGACCTTTGGGCAACCATTCAAAAAGGACGACCATGGCGACAAGTGGTCAAAAATCGACGCAAAAACGGAGATCATTACTGGGTAATCGCAAATACCTCTCCGATTTATGAAAATGGCAAAATCATTGGTTATTTGAGTGTTCGAAAAGCGGCTTCTGATGAACAAAAGGTAGCCGCCGCAGAAGCTTACAAAGCCATTTCCGAAGAAAAACTTTCTCTTACACACGGTCAAGTCGATAGCTTATGGCGTCGACTAAATCCTTTTGCACACTGGAACCCTTTAGTCACAGTCATCCCAGCGACCTTAGTTGCTATTCTTGCCGGTTTTTCGGTTTTTATATGGGAAGAAATCCCATCATGGTTAAATGCAATCACCGTATTCTTAACCGTCCTATCCACCATTCACATTTTGTATTACCTGCATCGTATTCAAGATGCAATTGGCGCTATCCGCAGTATTCGAGACGGCAATTTTTTCAGCTTTATTGATATTCACGGTGAAAACACTTCTGGTGTCATCAATCGCCAAGTACAAAACCTACAAACGCGCCTAGGCGCTCAAATGAATGAGATCGGCATCAACCTCAAAAGCGCTCAACGACTATCCGCAGGCCTTGATAACCAACAATCCATGATGATGCTCGCCGACCAAAACGGTACGATTACCTACATGAACCAATCTCTAAAAGATTTCTTACTGCCTTTAGAAGAAAACATTCGCCAAGAAGTGCCAGATTTCCAAACTGAAAGTCTAATCAATAAGTCTACCGGCTGCTTGTTTAAACATGACTTGAACCTACTCAATGAAATTCTCACACTTACAGCTCCCAAAAATTTTGAGTTTGAATTTTTTGGCGCCAATGTCGGCCTAACCGTCAGTCCCATTAATATTGATAATCAAAAGCTTGGAACCGCGTTGGAATGGGAAGATATTTACCAAAAACAACATGTTCAAGAAGGTTTTAAAAACATTGTCGCCGATGCTCGCACCGGCCGGTTACATTCTCGAATGAACCCTGAAGGTTTGGATGGCTTTTTCTTAGAGATGGCGGAAGGCATTAATCTATTGATGGACAACCTGCAAGCCACGATGAAAGACATCAGCATCATGATTAATGGCCTCTCTGAAAAAGATTTAAGCATGCAGCCAAAGTTTACGCATTCAGGTCAATTTGACTGGACAGTCAAAAACCTCGTTGATGGCTTTGAATCACTCAGAGCCTCATTTTGTGGTGCATCGGATTTGGCACAAGAAGTCTACCAATCAGCAGAAAGTGTCTCTGCGAGTAATGAAGAACTGTCCGAATCGATTCGTAATCAAGTGAAGGAACTTCAATTAACCACTCAAGCCATGAATGCAATTACTGAGAAAGTTGAAGGTACCTCTCAAGAAGCACATCAAGCAAATGAATTGGCCATAAACACTCAAAAACAGATTGAAACCGGCAATCAGAATATGGCTCAAGCCGTTCAAGCGATGAATGAAATTGAAAAAGTTAGTGAAGAAATTACCGGCATTGTCAGCCTCATTGACAGCATCGCCTTCCAAACTAACCTGTTAGCATTGAATGCTGCGGTTGAAGCCGCTCGTGCGGGTGAGCATGGTAGAGGCTTTGCAGTGGTAGCTGGCGAGGTTCGAAGTCTTGCTCAACGCTCAGCCGATGCCGCTCGAGAAATCAAATCTTTGATAGATCAAACGGCTGAAAAAATCTCATCCGGAACCGAAAAAGTTGTCCGAACCAGTGAAAACCTGTCTGAAATCATTCAGCACGTTCAGGAAATGGCGACACGCATCTCGACAATTTCCAATAATTCGCATGAACAATCCCAAGAAATTATCCAAATTAGTCGTTCTATTCAAGAAATTGACCAGTCGGCCGAAACCAGTGCCGCTCTGGTGATGGAAAATAGTTCACTGTCCAACTACTTACAAGAAGTGGCTGACACAATGGATGATTTGGTGTCATCGTTTGAATTAGGAGATTGTGATCAACTGGTTTCTACTGGTAAGGCTGATCCTAAGAAACCTCGCGTTCTGGTTGTGGATGACAATCTCTCTAACCAAAAAGTCGCAGAGATGGTCTTGAAAAAATTTGGATACCGCGTTCTGAATGCCTCTGACGGCCAAAGCGCGGTTAATAAGGTTTCTCAATACAAACCGGATGCCATCTTAATGGATATTGAAATGCCAAGAATGAATGGTATCGAAGCCACCAAACGTATTTTATCTAATGGAAATCGTACACCAATTTTCGCCTACACTGGCCATAAAGATTCTGATGTTCAAGAGTGTCTAGATATTGGTATGCTTGGCATTCTACATAAACCTCTCAAACCGATGGAACTCAAGCAACTTCTTGAAAAAGCAGGCATTAAAGGGTACATGAGTGAAACTGAAATCTTAGCCGCTAAACGAAATAAAATCCTCAAAAATTCTGCACTTGCCCAGCGCTTTGATGAAATGATTAATGCACACTTGGCATGGAAAAAACGGATTCGTCAATTTATCAGTGGCGCTGAAATTGGCGTGACACAAGAAAATGCGGTTGATCATACCGCATGTGTTCTCGGTAAATGGCTCTACTCAGAAGGTCAAAACATGATAGATTCAAGCATTATGCAAACGCTTGAACCTGCACATGCAAAAATGCATAGTACGATTGGCGTCATCATGGATGCGTTTGAGCAAGACGATTATGACACACTTGAATCTAGCGTTAAGGATCTGGATGAATACAGCGATAAAGTTGTGAAGTTATTGAATCAACTCATTTTGCAACAAGGCTAA